The following DNA comes from Sceloporus undulatus isolate JIND9_A2432 ecotype Alabama unplaced genomic scaffold, SceUnd_v1.1 scaffold_4125, whole genome shotgun sequence.
TATTCTGAGTAGACTGTGAGGCACAAGAACATTTCTGCTCATTTTTTTCCTGTCCataaatacagttttaaataataatgtgttgttttctgcacaaagccCCCCATATATACATTCTGGGTAGAgtaagtctcaaactgcaaagctACTCCTCAGGCCAGAGTTATTAACCTCATCGGGGTTTCTGGACCCTCCAGAGACATGTTTCTGACCATTTCTAAAAACCTCTCCCATCCCTATACAAAGGGGCTTTCCATGTTCCCCATGATCACCAGGAGAGACTTTACAGTCCCAGAtgatggattcccccccccattttggacCTTGCAAGATCCCTTGTGGGTGGCTTTTTTTCACCTAGCTTTCGTTCTTACCTGCGCAGGTGAGGCGACACTTCTCCAAAGTCTTGAAATTGTTTTTGTTCCCATGGCAGCCTCCATAAATGAATTTCTCACAGCTCTTGGACACCGGATTGTAGAAATAACGGGGCATGTTCCCCCGACAAGGACCGGGGTCCGGAGGAAGGTGGCAGAAGGCTGTG
Coding sequences within:
- the LOC121918094 gene encoding kunitz/BPTI-like toxin → MQSVGFVLLLGFLTFCAEMTLIAGQPAFCHLPPDPGPCRGNMPRYFYNPVSKSCEKFIYGGCHGNKNNFKTLEKCRLTCA